One Thermus hydrothermalis genomic region harbors:
- a CDS encoding NAD+ synthase: MKLLEAPKAHEVLELNWPLVADFLTRFLREELAWRGYGKAIVAVSGGVDSATTLALAVRALGPGNVHALFLPHRDSSPLSREHAYLVAATFGVALEEVDITPMVEGYAALTPDLTPHRKGNVMARARMIVLFDKSEAYKALPLGTGNKTERLFGYFTWHGDDTPPVNPLGDLYKTQVWRLAEYLGVPEAVVKKPPTADLIPGQTDEADLGVRYLRADVILEHYLKGYPDAYILSLGYTEEELKRVKERVNRTHWKRALPTVALLSSTAIGEFYLRPLDYRL, encoded by the coding sequence ATGAAGCTCCTTGAGGCCCCAAAGGCGCACGAGGTGTTGGAGCTCAACTGGCCCCTGGTGGCGGACTTCCTCACCCGCTTCCTCCGGGAGGAGCTCGCCTGGCGGGGCTACGGGAAGGCCATCGTGGCGGTTTCGGGAGGGGTGGACTCCGCCACCACCTTGGCCTTGGCGGTGAGGGCCTTGGGGCCAGGGAACGTCCACGCCCTCTTCCTGCCCCACAGGGACTCGAGCCCCCTTTCCCGGGAGCACGCCTACCTGGTGGCGGCAACCTTCGGCGTGGCCCTGGAGGAGGTGGACATCACCCCCATGGTGGAGGGGTACGCCGCCCTAACCCCCGACCTCACCCCCCACCGGAAGGGGAACGTCATGGCCCGGGCCCGCATGATCGTCCTCTTTGACAAGTCCGAGGCCTACAAGGCCCTCCCCTTGGGCACGGGCAACAAGACGGAAAGGCTTTTCGGCTACTTCACCTGGCACGGGGACGACACCCCTCCGGTGAACCCCTTGGGCGACCTCTACAAGACCCAGGTGTGGCGCCTGGCGGAGTACCTGGGGGTGCCGGAGGCGGTGGTGAAAAAGCCCCCCACCGCTGACCTCATCCCCGGCCAGACGGACGAGGCGGACCTGGGGGTGCGCTACCTGCGGGCGGACGTGATCCTGGAGCACTACCTCAAGGGCTACCCGGACGCCTACATCCTAAGCCTCGGCTACACCGAGGAGGAGCTAAAGCGGGTGAAGGAGCGGGTGAACCGCACCCACTGGAAGCGGGCCCTGCCCACCGTGGCCCTCCTTTCCTCCACGGCCATCGGGGAGTTCTACCTGAGGCCCTTGGACTATAGGCTTTGA